Part of the Ornithinimicrobium flavum genome, GCGCCGCCACGCGGTGGCGGCGCTCGAGGAGGCCGGCAGGGTCACCCGGCACTCGTCGAGCGGCCGCCCGTCGCAGGTGAGGTAGGGGTGGAGGGAGGCGCCGAACGGTGCGGGTGCGGGGCCGGTGCTGGTGCCGGACACCGTGGCCGAGAGTCCGCGGTCGGCGTCGAGCTCGTAGGTGGAGGTGCACCGCACCTGGAAGGGGTAGCCGTAGGACTCCGGGAGGTCCAGCTCCCAGGTCACGCTGCTCGGCGTGCTCCCGGTCAGCTGCCACCGCTGGAAGGCGGCGAGCCCGTGCAGGGCTGCCCCGGTCTCCGGCTCGTTCACCGGCAGCTGGTAGGTCGTGCCGCCCACCTCGTAACGCCCGTCGACGACCCGGTTGGGCCAGGGCACGAGCGTGCGCCCGCGCCACGCGTCGTCGAGCTCGGTGCGGGGCACGGGGTCCACGAGGCGGTGCCCCCTGTGCGTCAGGCTGAGCAGGGTTGCGCCCACCTGACCGACCGTCGCCTCGTAGTCGCCCGCCCGCAGGTCGACGACCGTGCCGTGGACGCTCGGGCTGCTGGTCGTGAGGTGTTCAGCCATGGGGGCCAGTCTGCCTGCCGGTCAGCCCCGGCCGGGAGGGTGACCGGTTGGAGTCGTGATCACGACGTCAACCGGTCACGGTGTCGAGCCTCTACCCTCGTCCCCGTGAGCGACGACAAGGCCGAGGAGATCCGCAGGTGGGTGCAGGGGCTGTCGCCGACCGAGCTGCAGGGTGTGCTCGACGGCATCGGAGGCGCCCTGGGCTCCTTCACACTCGCGCCGGAGCGGCAGACGCACCAGATGCCGGAGCTGCCCGACCCGCCGGAGGAGACGTCCGCGCTGACCGTGCGGGTCGACGTGGACGACCTGAGGCCGGCGGTGTGGCGGCGGCTGGTGCTGCGCGGCGATCTGCTGCTCGATGAGCTGCACGCGGTCCTGCAGGCGGCGTTCGGCTGGCAGGACCACCATCTCCACAAGTTCTGGCCGGGCCCGCAGAAGCGGATCTGGCGGGGGCCGTCGTTCCTCACCGAGTTCGACCTGTCGGAGGGCGAGGAGGGCGTGCCGGAGTCGGAGGTGCAGCTCGACCAGCTGCTCCGGGCGAAGGGCGACCGGCTGTTCTACACCTACGACTTCGGTGACGACTGGACCTGCACCCTGAGGCTCGAGGCGGTCGGCCCGCTGGACGACGACGCCCCGCAAGCGGTCTGCACCGGCGGCCGCATGGCCGGACCGCTGGAAGACTGCGGGGGAGTCCCCGGTCACCAGGAGCTCGTCGAGGCCTACCTCGCCGACCCCTCCCTGCGCACCCTGGACCGCGAGCGCCGCGACTGGGTGCCGACCGGGTGGGACCCGACCGCCTTCGACCTGGAGGAGGTGGGGCACCGGCTGTCCCTGGTCGGGCTGACGACCGACGAGCTGCTCGAACGCCTCGCGCAGCCCGGCACCGGCGCCTCCTTCCCCGAGGTGCTCGAGCCGCTGCTCGACCTTGCGCTCCCCCCGGTGGTCGCCGAGCTGGCGGGGCTCGTCGAGCAGGCCCGCACCGGGGGCGAGCCGAGCACGGAGGACCTCGCGGAGATCGCCCGCCCCTACCGGTTCATGGTCGAGCTGGCCGGGCAGGACGGGATCCCGCTCACGTCGGCGGGCTGGATGAAGCCGGCCTTCGTCGAGCGGATCTACCACGAGCTGGGTCTCGCCGACGACTGGATCGGCAAGGGCAACCGCGAGGACCTGACCGCTCCCGTCGCCGACCTGCGCAGCACCTGCCAGGAGCTGGGGCTGCTGCGGAGGTACAAGGGCCGTCTGGTGCGGACCCCGCTGGCGCGCGGGCTGAGCACGGACGAGGAGTATGTCGACGCGGTGGCGGGGCGTCTCCTTCGCCACCGCAACACCTGGGTGGAGGTGGCGGGGGCCCTGCTCGCCCTGCTCACGGCCGCCGAGGGTGGACCCTCGCGGGAGCACGACGGCACGATCGCCCGGATCCTGACCGACTGCGGCCTGCGCACGACGCCGGGCGGGGTCGACCGGCGGCACGTCGCGGAGTGGGTCCGGCCCGTGTCGGCGGCGCTGCGTCGCGCCAGGGGTGAGCGGCTGCTGAGCCGGGGCGGCGCCGACCACGACCACCGGGCGGTGGTGCTGACCCGGCGGGCGCTGTGGCCCGGGGAGGACGGGCCGGTCACGGCGTAGTGCGGCCCGAACGCGACCGGCCAGGACGTTTCGGACCACGGGGGAGGCCTGGGAGGATGCACGGGTGACGGCGACGATCCAGGCCCGCGACGTGGCGGTCGGCCACGGAGCCACCCTGCTCTTCTCCGGCCTCGACCTCGTCGTCGCGCCGGGCGACGTCGTGGGGCTCGTCGGGCCCAACGGCGCCGGGAAGTCCACCCTCCTGCACGTGCTCGCCGGTCGGCGGGCCCCCGAGGCCGGGCAGGTCGTCGTCTCGCCCAGGACCGCCCACCTCGGGCTCCTCACCCAGGAGTCCGACGCGCTGGAGGGGGAGACGATCCGGCGATCCCTGGCCAGGCGGACCGGCGTCGCGGAGGCGGAGGCGCAGCTGGAGACTGCGGCGCAGCGGCTGGGGGAGCACCCGGAGGACGAGGCGAGCGGCACGGCATACTCCGCCGCCCTGGAGGCCTGGCTCGCGCTCGGCGGGGCGGACCTCGACGAGCGGGCCGAGGAGGTCGCCGCCCGCCTGGGCCTGGCCGTGGACCTGGACCGCGCGGTGAGCACGCTCTCGGGCGGGCAGGCCGCACGGGTGGGTCTGGCGGGGCTGCTGCTGTCGCGCTACGACGGCTACCTGCTCGACGAGCCGACCAACGACCTCGACGCGGCGGGCCTGGAGCTGCTGGAGGACTTCGTGCACGGCCTCGAGGCGCCGGTGGTGCTCGTCAGCCACGACCGGGCGTTCCTGTCGGCGACGGTGACCACGGTGGTGGAGATCGACCGCAGCCTGCAGCGGGTGGTGGCCTACGGGGGTGGCTACGACGCCTACCTGGAGGAGCGGTCGATCACGCGGCGGCACGCACGGGAGGCCTACGAGGAGTATGCCGAGCGCCGGCGCGGCCTCGAGACCCGCGCCCGGATGCAGCGTGAGTGGATGGCCAAGGGGGTGCGCAACGCCAACAAGAAGGCCGCGCGGCGCCAGGAGAAGGACAAGTTCGTCCGCGCCCACCAGGTGGCCACCTCGGAGAAGCAGGCCGCCAAGGCGCGCCAGACGCAGCGGATGATCGAGCGGCTCGACGTCGTGGAGGAGCCGCGCAAGGAGTGGTCGCTGCAGTTCTCGATCGCGCAGGCGCCCCGGTCCGGGGACGTCGTCGCGGTGGCGCGCGGTGCGGTGGTGCGCCGCTCGGGACCCACGGGGTCGTTCACGCTCGGGCCCGTCGACCTGCAGCTCGACCTGGGCGACCGGGTGGCGATCACCGGGCCGAACGGCTCCGGCAAGACGACGCTGCTCGCCCTGCTCCTCGGCCAGGTGGCGCCCGACGAGGGGACGGTGTCGCTCGGCTCACGGGTCCTCGTGGGGGAGGTCGACCAGGCGCGGCGGATGCTCGACGCCGCCGACGAGACACCGTTGGCGCGGGTGCTGGCCCTGGAGCTGCCGGAGTGGACCGACGCCGACCGGCGCACGCTGCTGGCGAAGTTCGGCCTGGCGGGTGGTCATGTCGGTCGGCCGGTGTCGACGCTGTCGCCGGGGGAGCGGACGCGCGCCGCGCTGGCGCTGCTGCAGGCCCGCGGCGTCAACCTGCTGGTCCTCGACGAGCCGACCAACCACCTCGACCTGCCGGCGATCGAGCAGCTGGAGCAGGCCCTGGACGCCTTCGACGGCACGCTCCTGCTGGTGACGCACGACCGCCGGATGCTGGAGACGGTGCGGCTGACGCGTCGCTGGGAGGTGGACGCCGGTCAGGTGGACGAGGTGCTGCCCGGGGCCGCTCAGTAGCTGGCGCGCTCCTCCCGGTCGCCCGCCCCGAACTCGGCGGCGAGCGCCTCCGAGCCGCGGGCCAGCAGGGCGACGTCGGCCCCGGCCAGCAGGAAGGCCGCGCCGTCGTCGAGGTAGCTCCGCGCCACCTGCGCGTCGAAGGCGTTGACGCCGACCGGTGTGCCGGCGTCACGGACCGCCTGGAAGGCCCGCCGGACGGCGGCGACCACCTCGGGGTGGGCCTGCTGGCCGAGCAGCCCCATGGAGGCAGACAGGTCCGACGGGCCGACGAAGACGCCGTCCACGCCGTCGACCGCCGCGATGGCGCCGGCGTTCTCGACCCCCTCGGCCGTCTCGATCTGCACGAACAGCGAGACGTGCTCGGCGGCGTCGGCGAGGTAGCCCTCCACCCGGTTCCACCGCGCGGAGCGGGCCAGGGCCGAGCCGACCCCGCGACGGCCGTGCGGCGGGTAGCGCACGGCCTCCACCAGGGCCCGCGCCTCCGGGGCCGAGGAGACCATCGGCACGAGCAGGGTCTGCGCGCCGAGGTCCAGCACCTGCTTGATCGCCACCGGGTCACCGCTGGGGACACGCACCACGGGGATCACCGGGTATGCGGCCACCGCCTGCAGCTGGGTGAGGACCGACTCGAGCCCGTTGGGGGAGTGCTCCATGTCGATCAGCAGCCAGTCCACCCGGAGCCGGCGCAGATCTCGGCGACCAGCGGGCTACCGGAGCAGACCCAGATGCCGACGAGGGGCCTCCCGTCGTCCCCGCGGTCCTCCTGCGCGGCGAGGGCGTGGCGCAGCGTCGGGCTCAGACGAAACGGCACGAGATCGTCCCCAGCTCGCGGAAGTCGGCCAGGACCGTGTCGCCCGGGTGCACCCACATCGGGCGGGTGAAGGACCCGGCGAGCACCAGGTCGCCGGCCTCGAGGCGGTCCCCGTGCTGGGCCAGCTTGTCCGCCAGCCACGCCACCCCCATGGCGGGGTGGTTGAGCACGGCGGCGGCCACGCCGGACTCCTCGATGGTCTCGTTGCGGTAGAGGAGCGCGCTCACCCACCGCAGGTCGACCTCGCCGGGGCGCACGGGGTTGCCGCCGTAGACCATCCCGCCCATGGCGGCGTTGTCGCTGATGGTGTCCACGATGGTCCGGCCCTCCATCTCGATCCGGGAGGAGAGGATCTCCAGCGCCGGCACGACATACTCCGTCGCCCGCAGCACGTCGAAGACGGTGGTGCCCGGGCCCTCCAGCGGCTCGGCGAGGCGGAAGGCCAGCTCGACCTCGATGCGCACGTTGGAGAAGCGGTCGTGCTCGATCACTGAGCCGTTCTCGAAGACCATGTCGGCGAAGATCGCCCCGTAGTCGGGCTCGTCGATGCCGGTCGCGGCCTGCATCACCTTCGACGTCAGGCCGATCTTGCGGCCCACGGGGCGACGGCCCGCCTCGATCGCGCGCCGGCGCCACTCGTTCTGGACGGCGTAGG contains:
- a CDS encoding FGGY-family carbohydrate kinase, whose translation is MAEHLTTSSPSVHGTVVDLRAGDYEATVGQVGATLLSLTHRGHRLVDPVPRTELDDAWRGRTLVPWPNRVVDGRYEVGGTTYQLPVNEPETGAALHGLAAFQRWQLTGSTPSSVTWELDLPESYGYPFQVRCTSTYELDADRGLSATVSGTSTGPAPAPFGASLHPYLTCDGRPLDECRVTLPASSSAATAWRRGTSHSLWISRPAEGTCSRRKWGRRVHQDPGTPPCSVAGAGSTPGMGCLGPSAGRAPSTSTRSGPTGWSVRRLTQTWSRTSGLDQVVGAARSLSLRQALADVLGAPVLVPEPDEYVAGGAARQAAWVLASTPEPPSWPLPGLTTVAPGADGPQVRERYAEARGHVLGRVG
- a CDS encoding fumarylacetoacetate hydrolase family protein, whose protein sequence is MVPLLTARHPGMTVEDSYAVQNEWRRRAIEAGRRPVGRKIGLTSKVMQAATGIDEPDYGAIFADMVFENGSVIEHDRFSNVRIEVELAFRLAEPLEGPGTTVFDVLRATEYVVPALEILSSRIEMEGRTIVDTISDNAAMGGMVYGGNPVRPGEVDLRWVSALLYRNETIEESGVAAAVLNHPAMGVAWLADKLAQHGDRLEAGDLVLAGSFTRPMWVHPGDTVLADFRELGTISCRFV
- a CDS encoding ABC-F family ATP-binding cassette domain-containing protein, which codes for MTATIQARDVAVGHGATLLFSGLDLVVAPGDVVGLVGPNGAGKSTLLHVLAGRRAPEAGQVVVSPRTAHLGLLTQESDALEGETIRRSLARRTGVAEAEAQLETAAQRLGEHPEDEASGTAYSAALEAWLALGGADLDERAEEVAARLGLAVDLDRAVSTLSGGQAARVGLAGLLLSRYDGYLLDEPTNDLDAAGLELLEDFVHGLEAPVVLVSHDRAFLSATVTTVVEIDRSLQRVVAYGGGYDAYLEERSITRRHAREAYEEYAERRRGLETRARMQREWMAKGVRNANKKAARRQEKDKFVRAHQVATSEKQAAKARQTQRMIERLDVVEEPRKEWSLQFSIAQAPRSGDVVAVARGAVVRRSGPTGSFTLGPVDLQLDLGDRVAITGPNGSGKTTLLALLLGQVAPDEGTVSLGSRVLVGEVDQARRMLDAADETPLARVLALELPEWTDADRRTLLAKFGLAGGHVGRPVSTLSPGERTRAALALLQARGVNLLVLDEPTNHLDLPAIEQLEQALDAFDGTLLLVTHDRRMLETVRLTRRWEVDAGQVDEVLPGAAQ
- a CDS encoding plasmid pRiA4b ORF-3 family protein is translated as MSDDKAEEIRRWVQGLSPTELQGVLDGIGGALGSFTLAPERQTHQMPELPDPPEETSALTVRVDVDDLRPAVWRRLVLRGDLLLDELHAVLQAAFGWQDHHLHKFWPGPQKRIWRGPSFLTEFDLSEGEEGVPESEVQLDQLLRAKGDRLFYTYDFGDDWTCTLRLEAVGPLDDDAPQAVCTGGRMAGPLEDCGGVPGHQELVEAYLADPSLRTLDRERRDWVPTGWDPTAFDLEEVGHRLSLVGLTTDELLERLAQPGTGASFPEVLEPLLDLALPPVVAELAGLVEQARTGGEPSTEDLAEIARPYRFMVELAGQDGIPLTSAGWMKPAFVERIYHELGLADDWIGKGNREDLTAPVADLRSTCQELGLLRRYKGRLVRTPLARGLSTDEEYVDAVAGRLLRHRNTWVEVAGALLALLTAAEGGPSREHDGTIARILTDCGLRTTPGGVDRRHVAEWVRPVSAALRRARGERLLSRGGADHDHRAVVLTRRALWPGEDGPVTA